The following is a genomic window from Oikeobacillus pervagus.
CGGACATTTTTTGTACCGTGCCAATTCCAGCAAGCTAGGCTTGAAAGATAAGAAGAGGATTAGTCTTATACATTTTACCCTCTTCTTTTTTCAAGAAGAGGGTTTTTTGTTGTTCTAATAAGTATCAACTCCCCTTCTAAACGCCAAGGTGATTTCTGTAAGTTAATTCATAGTTTTCACATCTGTTTAGTAAATCATCTATTTTAGATTACTTGAAAGGTTTTCTTCATTTGTCCAAAACAAAGAAAAAACGTGTGATGGCCCAACAGCATTGAAAGGAGAGAAGCAATATGATTGAGTTTCAAAATGTAAATAAGGTGTACAACAGTGGTGGAAATCAGGTGAAAGCATTAAATGGGATTAATTTAAAAATAAATGCCGGTGAAATTTTCGGAGTGATTGGGTTTAGTGGTGCTGGTAAAAGTTCCTTACTTCGATGTGTGAACTGGTTGGAGCAGCCAACATCAGGGAAAGTGTTGGTGGACGGTCATGATCTAACCGCTTTATCTGCGAAGGAAATCCGCGAAGTCAAACGAAATATCGGGATGGTGTTTCAACATTTTAATCTTTTAAATTCCAAAACCGTATTTGCGAATGTGGCCATGCCGCTCGTATTAGCTAAAGTTCCGAAAGAGAAAATAAAGAAGCGAGTATATGAACTTCTTGAATTTGTTGGGCTTTCAGATAAAGCCAATAGTTATCCGGACCAACTATCAGGTGGTCAGAAACAGCGGATTGGGATTGCTAGGGCACTTGCTACTCAGCCATCCATCCTGCTATGTGATGAAGCGACTTCAGCCCTTGATCCGCAGACGACTAGTTCCATTTTACAGCTTCTGAAAAAAATCAATCAGGAATACAACATTACGATTCTAATCATTACCCATGAGATGGCAGTCATTAAGGATATTTGCCATCGTGTCGCTGTCATGGAGAATGGAAAAATCATTGAGGAAGGGACAGTGTTTGACGTTTTTTCATCACCGAAAACAAAGACAGCTAGAAATTTTGTCAGCACCGTCATGAATGACCAAATTCCCGATTCCATTAAAGAAACCATCCAAAAAAATGCTGGAGCACAGAACATATTTCGAATTAATTTTGTTGGAAACTCAGCAGGTCGCCCATTATTATCAACCCTTTCCAAAAAATTCGATATCCATATCAATGTTCTTTTTGGAAATATCACGGAACTCCAAGGAACTTCATTTGGAAACTTAATTGTCGAATTTCAAGGATCGAATAATGAAATCAACCGAGCGTTAATGTATATCAACAATGAACAAATAACGATAAAGGAAGTGATCACACATGCTAGTTAATTCAGAGCAAATCACAGAAGCATTGATTGAAACCGTTCAAATGGTGTCCTTCTCACTTTTATTTTCGGCCGTTCTTGGGTTGCCACTCGGGGTCCTGCTCGTTGTAACCCGGAAAGGTCATTTACTAGAGAATTTGCTCGTTTTCAATGTACTAAGTGGAATTATCAATATTTTCCGTTCCATCCCCTTTATCATTTTAATGGTCGCGATTATTCCGATCACTAGATTTCTTGTGGGGACATCGATTGGGACGACTGCTACAATCGTGCCGCTAGTGTTTTATGCTGGGCCGTATATTGCTAGATTAATAGAAAATTCTCTACTTGAAGTGGATCCAGGTGTAATTGAAGCAGCGGAAGCAATGGGAGCAACGCCTGGACAAATCATAGTTCGATTCCTAATTCCAGAAGCTCTTGGCTCTCTTGTCCTAGCTTTTACGATTGCAACCATTGGTTTAGTCGGTGCATCTGCTATGGCCGGAGCAATCGGCGGGGGCGGACTTGGTGACCTTGCTATTACATATGGATATCAACGCTTTGATACGGTGACCATGTTGGTGACAGTGGGAATTTTAATCGTGATGGTACAAGGTTTACAGTCCTTTGGAAACATCCTTGCAAGAAAAATTAGAAGACGATAAGTAGGAGGAAAAAGAAAATGAAGAAATTATTACTTTCCATTGCAATTTTAACATTAGCCATCTTTAGTGTAGGTTGTTCCAATGAAAAGAGCGGTAGCGAGAAAAAAGTAGAAGTTAAAGTAGGTGTAAGCGGGACGGATAACCGTGTTTGGGACTATGTTGCTAAAAAGGCAGAAAAAGAAGGGATTAAAGTTGAAATCGTTCGTTTCTCGGACTATGTTCAACCGAATATCGCTCTAGCTGAAGGGGAACTGGATGCCAACGCCTTCCAAACCGCTTCGTATTTCGACAGTTTTATCGCGGAACATAAATTGAAATTAGCTCCTATTGCTACAACGGTTCTGGCTCCAATGGGGATTTACTCAGAAAAATACAAAAAGGTAAAAGACATTCCTGATGGCAGTAAAATTGCAGTGCCAAACGATGTATCCAATATGGGAAGAGCTCTTCTTTTACTACAAGAATCAGGCCTTATTAAACTAAAGGAAGGCTTCGATGGGACTGGATCATTAGAGGATATCGTTGAAAACCCAAAAAACTTGAAAATTATTGAAGTAGTCGCAGCTCAAACTCCACGTGTTCTCCCTGATGTGGCTGCTTCGATTATCAATAATGGAATCGCTGTAGATGCAGGTTTTAACCCAACGAAGGATTCTATTTTCCATGAGAGTGAAACTGCTACTCCTTATGTCAATATTATCGCAACGAGAGAAGAAGACAAAAACAATAAAACGTTAAAAAGACTGGCAGAGCTATATCAAGAAGATGATGTAGCGGAATTGATTGAGAAGGAATACAAAGGAAGTCAAATTCCAACCTTTATTCCATTAAGTAAAATTGGCTGGTAAGCACATGATCCATTAGAGGAGGGAAACATGATGTCATCAATCGTAGAAGTGATTAGTTCGTTAAAAGAAACAATTATTAAAAATGTGGAAGGTAATAAAGAACTTTTTCTTTCCACAAGTCATCAAATACACGAAAACCCTGAAATTGGGAATGAGGAATTTTTCGCATCTGGTCTATTAATAGATCTTCTTGAAAAAGAAGGTTTCACAGTCGAAAAGGCAGTGGCAGGTCATGAAACAGCTTTCCTTGCTCGCAAAAAATCAGCGAAAAAAGGACCATCCATCGCTTTTCTGGCGGAATATGATGCTCTTCCTGGACTTGGGCATGCGTGCGGACATAATATCATTGGGACGACAAGTGTAGCAGCTGCGATTGCCTTAAGTAAGACATTAGATAAAACGGGTGGAGAAGTTGTCGTATTAGGCACCCCTGCTGAAGAAGGCGGGCCGAACGGAAGTGCTAAAGGAAGCTTCGTTCGACACGGATTGCTCAAGGGAATTGATGCGGCGATGATGATCCATCCATCTAATCAGACAAGATTAAGTGGTACATCCCTTGCTGTTGACCCGCTTGATTTTGAGTTTATTGGAAAATCCGCTCATGCAGCAGCTGCCCCTCATGAAGGAATCAATGCATTGGATGCGGTGATTCAACTTTTCAACGGAATAAATGCTTTAAGACAACAGCTGAAAAAAGATGTGAGCATTCACGGAATTATTACACATGGCGGTGATGCTCCAAATATTATTCCAGAGTATGCAAAAGCTCGATTTTACATACGTGCCGATACAAGAGAACATTTAAATGAAGTGACAAAGAAAGTGAAAGCTGTAGCAGAAGGAGCGGCACTAGCAACTGGTGCAAAGCTGAATATTATCGCTTTCCAAAATCCAGTAGATAATCTTTTAGTGAATGAAAAATTTAATGAAGTGTTTCATCATGTCATTGAAGAACTAGGAGAAACCATTGCGACAGGCGCTTGGGGTGGAATTGGTTCAACAGATGCCGGGAATATTAGTCAAGTAGTCCCAACCATTCACCCCTATATAAAAATTGGCCCCGATGATCTCATTGCTCATACCATCCCTTTCAGAGAAGCAGCCGCATCCAAAAAAGGCGATGAAGCACTCATAAAAGGAGCCAAAGCACTAGCCCTAACCGGACTCCAACTACTCACCAATACAAAATTACTGACCACCATAAAAGAAGAATTTCAAGGAAGGTAAAAAAAACCAGGTGCCAGGCACCATCCAGTTTCTGGATGGTGCCTGGCACCTGGCATTTTCCTGGATATTCTATTCAGAATAACATATACTATTGGAGGTGAAATTTTCACTTGCAAATAGGGGGACAGAATTCTTTGGAGGAATTCAAATCAAATTAATCCGTTTGGGAGGAAATTACTATGACAAACACTCAAAGCTCATTTCATATGCCCTCTGTCAACTTATTTGGTTCAGGATCTGTAAACGAGGTTGGAACTAGATTAGCTGGCCTTGGTGTAAAAAAACCTTTATTAGTAACAGATGCTGGTTTGCATCAATTAGGACTATCTGAGCAAATTGCTGGCATTATTCGTGAAGCTGGCTTAGATATTGCTATTTTTCCAAAAGCAGAACCAAATCCAACTGATCAAAACGTATTAGAAGGACTTGAAGCTTTTCATAATGAAAACTGCGATAGTGTAGTAACTCTTGGGGGAGGAAGTTCACATGACGCAGGTAAAGGAATTGCACTAGTAGCCGCTAATGGTGGAAAAATAGAAGATTATGAAGGAATCGATGTTTCTGAAAAACCAATGGTACCACTTGTGGCAATTAACACAACAGCTGGTACAGGTAGTGAATTAACAAAATTCACGATCATTACCAATGTTCAACGAAAAGTAAAAATGGCGATTGTTGATAAACATGTAACACCGACTCTTTCCATTAACGATCCTGATTTAATGGCTGGAATGCCTCCAGGTCTAACAGCTGCAACAGGATTAGATGCTTTAACACATGCAGTTGAAGCATATGTTTCTACTGCTGCTACGCCAATTACAGATGCATTAGCGATCCATGCAATTAAACTAATTCCTGTATACTTACCACGCGCAGTAGCAAATGGTAAAGATATGGAAGCGCGTGAACAAATGGCCTATGCTCAAACATTAGCAGGTATGGCTTTTAATAATGCTTCTTTAGGTTATGTACATGCAATTGCACACCAATTTGGCGGATTCTATAACTTCCCTCATGGTGTATGTAATGCGATCCTACTTCCACATGTATGCCGATTCAACTTGATTGCAAGAGTAGAACGTTATGCAGACATCGCTTATTACCTTGGTGAAAATGTCGAAGGTTTAAGTAATCGCGAAGCAGCTGAAAAAGGAATTCAAGCAATTGAACGCCTAGCTCGCGACTTAAACATCCCATCAGGCTTCAAAGAATTAGGAGCCAAAGAAGAAGACATTGAAACATTAGCGAAAAACGCTATGAAAGACGCAACAGCCCTAACAAACCCACGCAAACCTAAATTAGAAGAAGTCATGGAAATCATTAGAGGCGCAATGTAACCATTCTTTAAGAGACGGAGGGACAGGTTCCTTGTCCCCTTCCCCTATATACAGAAAAAGGGCCCCGATAAGGTATTTACAGCTTATCGGGGCTTCTTTTTGTGGAGTACAGGGGTGCAGGGGGTCAGGTTCCTTGTCCCATTTCTTGTTTAATACCAATTACTCCACGAAGAGGTCTATCCTTGCCCCCATTCTTAACGGGCACGTTGATCTCCCCTTTCGCCGCTCGCATGGCAATGGGGGCGAGTCAAGTGGGACAAGGAACCTGTCCCCTATTAACGAGCACGATGAATGACACTCTTTGATATTCCCGTTATTCTTGATAATTGTCTAATTGTTACACCTTTCAGCTTTTTTAGTTTGACTAATACAGCATCCCTTTTGTCCTTTTCCATTTGCTGCAATTCACTATTATTTGTAATTCCCCATTTACACAAATACTCTTTTACTTCATGATCGGTCATTCTCACTTTTACACGATCATCTAAACATTGGTCATGATTCTGCTGTTGCATATATGTCATGAACATTTGAATCGCTTTGTTTCTTTCTGAGGAAAATAAATCTAGTGCAAAATCGATATCCACTATATCCGCGTTGAACAGATACTCATTTATACTTGTCCATTTACTTTCCAATACGGTTTTGGCCAAGCCTGCTTTCATGGGGTTTTGGTGGATATATCTAAGAACCGTTAGGAAATACGTTTGATCTTCCACATTTTCACTCTTGAATCGTCCTTGAAATAAATGGCCATATCTCTCATATTTCGAATTGTACCAATAGACATAGCTTGAACTAATTCTTTTAATGGCTATTGAAATGGATTCGTCTGTCTCCTTCAATAATAAATGGACATGGTTATTCATCAAACAATAGCTGTAAATTTGATAATTACAGATGGCTTTGTATTTTTTTAATGTTTCCAAAAACCTCCTTTTATCTTCATCCTCTTCAAAGATTGTCTGTTTATTAATTCCTCTCAACATAATATGATAGATTCCACTTCTACTTTTCCTTCTTGCTTTTCTTGGCATAATATCGCTCACCTAGGTTTTATTTTTATTCATAGCATCTGTTAGGTTCCATCTTAACTGGATAGCTTTCCAAATAGATTCATCTGTTATAGGATTTTCTGCTGATAAATCGGATATCGTTCTTGTGAGTCGGATGATTTTGATTTGGACACGGTTGCTCCAATGCTGTTTAGAAGATACCTGGGCAATCTGGTCTGTGAGAGGACTTGATTTAGTTAAAATTTCAAAGGGAACTTTTGCGTTGCATACTTGTTCTTGATAACGGGAAAATTGTCTCTCTTGTGCCTTCATGACATGCCTGCGAATTTCAGATGATAATTCTGGCTTCCTTCCCCCTTTGTCGAAATTGACAGGTTTTAAAGATAGTAGTAGATCTATCCGATCATATACCGGTCCTGATACCCGATTACGATATGTCTGAACTTGCTTTGGCGTGCAAGTGCAGTAATAAGTGTTAGAACCAAGGTAGCCGCAAGGACATGGGTTCATCGCTCCGACTAAAATAAAAGAGGCTGGATAGGTGACAGTAGAGTGAACACGGCTAATCGTCACTTTTCCTGTTTCTAGCGGTTGACGCAACATATCCAATGTTTTTTTCGTGAACTCAGCCATTTCATCAAGGAACAGAACACCATGATGGGCTAATGAAATTTCCCCTGGTCTTGGATATGATCCGCCCCCTATAATGGCAACAGACGAGGCCGAATGATGTGGGTGTCTATATGGAGGTGTTTGTGGATGTTGGAGTTTTTCTTTTGCGAGTTGGTATAAACTGATCACTTCTAATTGTTGATGTTTTGTTAAAGGAGGGAGAATCGAGGGAAAGCTTTCGGCAAGTAAACTTTTACCACATCCTGGAGGGCCACTCATCAGCACATTATGTCCACCTGTAGCTGCTATTTCTAAAGCTTGTTTGACCTGTTCATGACCGATGATATGGTAAAAATCTTTATGAAATTCATATGAAGGATTTGATTGTTCGACTATCGTTGGAACTTTTTCTAACGACAATAAAACTTGCCCAGATAAATGTTTCAAGACATCCTGGATATGATGAACCACGATACACTCAATATCTTCTAACAACTCAAACGGAATGAGCGGGTCATAAGGGAGAAAGACTCTGTTAAATCCTAACCCTGCAGCTGCAATTAAAGCTGGTAACATTCCTTCCACTTTCTCGATAGTCCCGTCTAAAGATAGCGCTCCAATAAAGGCGGTACCTTGGGAAATTTCCACCTTAACATGGTTCATTTCCTTTAATATCCCGATAACCATCGCTAAATCAAATAATGGTCCATTTTTCTTTTGCTCAGAAGGGGACAAATTGACTGCAATTTTCTGAATTTCCACCCCACATTCGAGCGAACGTACAGCTGACAAAACCCGCTCCTTTGACCCTTTAACAGATGCATCAGGCAATCCAACAATCACCATGGACTGTAGTCCCGGTGAAATCTGTACCTCAACTTGCACTCGGTATCCTTCTAGACCTTTCAAACCAATGCTTGATATTTTTACAGTCAATCGCATAGCCTCCTTATCGATGAAATACTTAAAACTTTTGGGAAATGTAATCTAGTAATGGAGAAAAAAAGGAGGAAAGGGAGGATAGACCCATTTCGTGGCTTATGGACTATAGTTCGACAAAGTTAAAAAAAATCCTGCGCTTTTAAAATTTTTTTATTTGTGGAAAATTAACCTCCACGAACAGGAGAGTTTTTTTAGATTTGCACGAACACACCTCCTGATTTTGGGGGACAAGGAACCTGTCCCCTTATCCCTTTTTAAACCTAAAAATTAATTGATTTAGTTTCTCTGCCATTGTGGTAAGTGTTTGTGCTGATGCGGAAATTTCCTCCATTGAAGCCAGTTGTTCTTCTGTCGATGTTGCTACTTCTTCTGAAGTGGCTGCATTTTCTTGAGCAATATTTGCTAGTGTATTTGCTGTAGCCGTAACTTCTTGAATGGATGCCGACATTTGTTGTGCAGTGGAAGAAATATCATTCATTTGTGGAGTGATTTCTTTTGTGCTTTGAATGATTCGATTAAATTTCTCTATAGCTTCTTTAGATATTTCTACCCCAGCTTGAACATCACCGGTAACACGGGCCATGACTTGAACGGAGCTTTCTGTATATTCTTGGATTCTTTGGATAATTCCATAAATTTCCTTTGCTGAGTTTTGAGATTGCTCGGCAAGTTGTCGTACCTCATCCGCAACAACAGCAAATCCCTTGCCATATTCACCCGCCCTTGCTGCTTCAATTGCAGCATTTAAAGCTAGAAGATTAGTTTGATCGGAAATTGCTGTAATTGCATTCAAAATGGTGTGAACCTCTTTCGTTTGATCAGATAAGGATTGGATCATCTGATTGGATTCAGTGACAGAGTCGCTAATAGATTTCATTTGATTCACCGTATCGGTAACAGCCTGTCCCCCTACTTCTGCCTGCTCAGTTGTATGATAGGCAAGTTCTGAAACTTTTAATGAATTATTGGCGATGAGGGCAACTCCTTCGGAAACTTGGGTCAAGGTCTGAGCCGTGTGTTCCACCCCATTTGTCTGTTTCTCCGCACTGCTTGCTACTTCTTGAATGGACACGGCTACTTGTTCTGTAGCACTTGAAGTCTGTTCAGCACTTGCAGTCAGTTCTTCTGCAGAGGCTGCTACTTGTTCAGCATCGTATTCGATTTCTTTAACTAAACCACTAAGACTTTTTTGCATCTCATTAAAAGCCATCCCTAATTGGCCAATTTCATCATTTGATTTTACCTCAATTTGTTCAGTTAAATCTCCCTTACTAACGGTAATTGCTTTTTCTTTCAGTATTCTTATTGGTTGAATAATCGACTTAATAATAAATAGATTTGCTAGTCCCCCCGCTATGAGCGAAATGATCATGATAAATAATGTTTTTTGAAAGATGGGTGTTGCAATTGCATCCACCTCTGATTGATATAGATTTCCCCCTATTTTCCATCCTGTCAATTCATTAGTTACAAAGCTCATTACTTTCTTTTTCCCATCTAATTCGTAATTAAATTGCCCTGTTTCTTTATTGTACATTTGATTATAAAAATCTTCTTTTGCTTCACTTCTAGCTTCGTTGGTAGGGTGAGAAATAAAGTGTTTTTTCGCATCTAATATAAGTGCGTACCCTTTTTTACCAATTTTCACTTGATTGGTTAGATTTTGAAGATGATCTAATTTAAGATTGACAGCTATAACTCCTTGTCCATCTCCTGTTTTTTGGGAGATGGTTACAACAGTATTATTTGTACTTGCTGCAACTTCAGGGTTTGATATCACTACTTCTCCTTCATGATTCATCGCATCTTTATACCAGTATCTTTCTCTAGGATCATAGTTAGCCACTCTCTTTTGTTGGGGTTCACGAATGAATATGCCTTCCTTAGTTCCAATGAAAATCCCATCCACTTCAGGATGCATTAGTGCATACTGATTTAAACTTTTTCGTAAATCAGAAATATTCTCTTCTTTCTTCAATTGTAATGATAAATTTTTAGACAAGTATTCAACATCATGTATTTTAGGTTGAACAGTGTTATCAATTGTGTGATTTAATAAATTGATATTATCTCGTATTCCTTCAACTACCTCATGCCCAACCGCATCCTTAGCAGTTATATAAACTAGTGATCCAATTGTAATAGAAGGAACAATCAGGATGATGGTAAAAGCTATTATTAGCTTCGTCCTAATATTTCTAAAAAAATTCCTCATTAAAAAGCCTTCTTTCTCCACTTTTTGTTATGTAAAAATAAATGATAATCGCTTGGATTTTGAAATATAGTAACCTTGTAGTAAGGGTACTCCCAATCATTTGGCAGTTGATAAATCTACTTTTGATTCAATCCCTTCTAGAACCAATTGCATTTTTTCATGGGTGAATTCTAAAATAAGTGAAATTAATACTTGTTTGATCGGTGAGTTAGACAGATTTCTTGATTTTGTATGGTCTAATTTTACAAAGTCTGGGGACAAATTCTGCATTCTATTAAAACTTGCTTTACTGACAGATAAATCATCAAAAGCAATATAAAATCCAAGTGATTTTAAGTAAACTAAACGTTTTAGAAAAATTACTACCTATGGTTAACACTAGATAGATTTAGTACCAAATTTGTCCAATGTTATTCTATTATTCATCCCCCTAAATAAAAAAGCCCATTCCTGGTAACTCATAATAGCTAAATAGTATTAATCCACCTTCAATCAAAAGACATGAAATCGAAAATATATAGTACTAATAATCTATAAAGGGAATACAAAAAATCCTATACACTCTAATATAGGTCTAAAAACTCATACACTAATAGATTATAGAACAATATATGACATTATCCAACAAAGTTCTACAGGTGCCAGGCACCATCCAAAAATTGGATGGTGCCTGGCACCTGTAGTCCACCTCCATTACATCAGAGTGGCGGTTGTCGATTGGGGGGACAAGGGACCTGTCCCCTTATCCCTCCTTTGATGTACGCATATTCCTCCGATTCCTTAAACGATTTTAAATCCACAACACCTGACTCTGAAATAGCTACAATTACAATTTGTATTAGTTCATCAAACATTTCCCATAATCGCTCGGCTAGGTTCTTTTCCACCATGTCATTCTTGATCTCCTCAAATAATCCTCCGAGTGACTCGTAATCGTTCACCCTACGGAAGTAAGACAGAAATGCATACAAAATATAGGTTGTGGTCACATGAGCAATTTGCGCGTCAAAGTCCCTAGATTTACACTTTCCTAATTGAAGTTGTTGCTTTGTTTCTTTAAAAAATACTTCGATCGTCCAGCGTATTGAATAAATTTCCATCGTTTCTAAAAAAGACAAAGATCTGTCTGTGGAAAGGAATAGTCTCCAATTTTTTTGATATGGAAATCGGCAAAAATACAAGTTTACCGTTTCATCGATTCCTTCATAGTAAACAGTCACTTCGAAATAGCGTAAGCTCCGTTTGCGAGAGCGTTTTTCTTTGCCTTCCTTTTTCAGGGTTTTCAGGAGTTCCTTTGCGTTTAGCTTCTCGCCATTATAGGTGTACTTTCGAAAGTCTTTGCGGACAGCACAAACTACATGCATCATGCCTTCTTTCATTTTTCTAACAGATTGAATGAAGTCTTTACTCGGAAACCAGCTATCAACTAGAACATAGTTAGCTTTGAATCCATGCTTGACAGCTCTTTTAAGCATACGAATGCTGTTCGTAATTTTGTCTACTTTACATTCCTTTTTACGTTTTGCCCCATTTGTTTGTGCCTTCCGTTCCTTTTTATATTGTTCTTTTCGATATTTTTTCTTTAGTGGTTTTTCTGAGTGCAGACTGAAGTCAAGTGGCATAAAGCTCTTTCCATCAAAAAAACCCAATGTAAGATTCTTGAATCCCAATGTTGTTTTTTTCTTCCCTGCAACATGGTTGTGAACGTAGGACACATTTTCAATCCGGCGTCCAACCCGGCTGTCAATGGTGTCATCAAAAATGAAGGCAGAGTTTTTCGCTACTTTTTTACTAGGGTTGACTAGTTTTTGGAATTGTTTTGAAACATGATAAAGTAGGTTTCGCCATGGCATTTTTTCATTATTTTTCAATCGATAAATCGCATCTTTCTGCATGGTTGTCACTTTTTTAAATTCACTTTTATAAAAGGCGTTGATACTATCTATCAACATTAATGGAAATACCAACATCAGTGTAATAATATCCGTCACAGAATAGCCTTGTTGTTTAGAAAATCCAGCCTTGTGACAAAGGGAACGGAAATTGAAAATTCCCATTACATCCCTTATAATAGAACCAATTGAAAACCCATGAGTTTGGAATACCTTTTCAATCTCTTTGGTTTTTCCCCGCATAATAACACGTCCTTTTGTTTAGATTTGGTATGGTAACTTAATCATAACAAAAAGTCAGTGTTTATGCGGTTTTTTAATGTCTTTAGACCCATTTCAAACCACATAACTTATTGATTTATCAAGGTGCGAAACTCAAGAATCATGTATAATTTTATGTATAATGGGAATAAATAAAAAATGATTGAGTGCGCGAACACTCAATCAATGCAACTACATGCCGCATGAAGAACGGCTGACCAGTTGAATATGAAGGTTTACTAAAAGAAGTAATCACCTAACTCTTTGGTCGGAGCGGTGGGCGATTACTTCTTATTTCTATTGATGACAAGTGCAATTATTGCTACTATAGCCGTTAAAGCTGTAGCTAAAAATATGCCAAATTGAAATAGTATGTTCATTGCTTCGTATGTCACCATATCAGACATCCCTTTTCTTTCAGGGAGTGCCAACCGCCCATCCACTTTATATAGTTGCTAATGGATTGTAGCAATACTTTAAGAAAAAATCTATGAAAATACAAAAGGAGCACCATTCATTTTCCCGAATGTCTGGTGCTCCTTTTCTTTTATTTCCTCAACCTCTCTACACATTCCTGGAAGTAACAAGCATCTAACCTAATGAAACGCAGTGATGGGGGGCTGAACCCAATACCCCACAACAAAAAGCCCCGCAGAGATTTCACTCCCCACAAGGCTTATAGCTTTCATA
Proteins encoded in this region:
- a CDS encoding methyl-accepting chemotaxis protein, which translates into the protein MRNFFRNIRTKLIIAFTIILIVPSITIGSLVYITAKDAVGHEVVEGIRDNINLLNHTIDNTVQPKIHDVEYLSKNLSLQLKKEENISDLRKSLNQYALMHPEVDGIFIGTKEGIFIREPQQKRVANYDPRERYWYKDAMNHEGEVVISNPEVAASTNNTVVTISQKTGDGQGVIAVNLKLDHLQNLTNQVKIGKKGYALILDAKKHFISHPTNEARSEAKEDFYNQMYNKETGQFNYELDGKKKVMSFVTNELTGWKIGGNLYQSEVDAIATPIFQKTLFIMIISLIAGGLANLFIIKSIIQPIRILKEKAITVSKGDLTEQIEVKSNDEIGQLGMAFNEMQKSLSGLVKEIEYDAEQVAASAEELTASAEQTSSATEQVAVSIQEVASSAEKQTNGVEHTAQTLTQVSEGVALIANNSLKVSELAYHTTEQAEVGGQAVTDTVNQMKSISDSVTESNQMIQSLSDQTKEVHTILNAITAISDQTNLLALNAAIEAARAGEYGKGFAVVADEVRQLAEQSQNSAKEIYGIIQRIQEYTESSVQVMARVTGDVQAGVEISKEAIEKFNRIIQSTKEITPQMNDISSTAQQMSASIQEVTATANTLANIAQENAATSEEVATSTEEQLASMEEISASAQTLTTMAEKLNQLIFRFKKG
- a CDS encoding EAL domain-containing protein; this encodes MFLKRLVYLKSLGFYIAFDDLSVSKASFNRMQNLSPDFVKLDHTKSRNLSNSPIKQVLISLILEFTHEKMQLVLEGIESKVDLSTAK
- a CDS encoding IS4 family transposase yields the protein MRGKTKEIEKVFQTHGFSIGSIIRDVMGIFNFRSLCHKAGFSKQQGYSVTDIITLMLVFPLMLIDSINAFYKSEFKKVTTMQKDAIYRLKNNEKMPWRNLLYHVSKQFQKLVNPSKKVAKNSAFIFDDTIDSRVGRRIENVSYVHNHVAGKKKTTLGFKNLTLGFFDGKSFMPLDFSLHSEKPLKKKYRKEQYKKERKAQTNGAKRKKECKVDKITNSIRMLKRAVKHGFKANYVLVDSWFPSKDFIQSVRKMKEGMMHVVCAVRKDFRKYTYNGEKLNAKELLKTLKKEGKEKRSRKRSLRYFEVTVYYEGIDETVNLYFCRFPYQKNWRLFLSTDRSLSFLETMEIYSIRWTIEVFFKETKQQLQLGKCKSRDFDAQIAHVTTTYILYAFLSYFRRVNDYESLGGLFEEIKNDMVEKNLAERLWEMFDELIQIVIVAISESGVVDLKSFKESEEYAYIKGGIRGQVPCPPNRQPPL
- a CDS encoding putative holin-like toxin, whose protein sequence is MVTYEAMNILFQFGIFLATALTAIVAIIALVINRNKK